The Candidatus Limnocylindria bacterium genomic sequence TTCCCTCGTCGACGAAGGTGTTGCGCTCCTGCTCCATGATCCCGACCTCGATCGCGAGATCCTTTGGGTAGTGCGTGCGGATCTGCGATCCGAAGCGGTCCTTGAGCGGCGTGATGATGCGGCCGCGGTTCGTGTAATCCTCTGGATTGGCCGACGCGACGACGAACAGGTCGAGCGGCAACCGGACCTTGTAGCCGCGGATCTGCACGTCGCGCTCCTCCATGACGTTGAGGAGTCCGACCTGCACGCGCTCGGCGAGGTCGGGGAGCTCGCTCAGCGCGAAGATGCCGCGGTGCGTGCGCGGCACGAGGCCGTAGTGGATCGTGAGCTCGTCCGACAGATAACGTCCCTCGGCGACCTTGATCGGGTCGACCTCACCGATGAGGTCGGCGATCGAGATGTCCGGCGTCGCGAGCTTCTCGCTATAGCGTTGGTCGCGCAGCAGCCAGACAAGCTCGACCGAGTCGCCGTCGTTCGCCACGCGGTACTTGCACGCGGCGCAGATCGGCTTGAAGGGATCGTCGTTGATCTCACAGCCCGCGATGGCCGGCGCGACCGCGTCCAAAAGCTCTACGAGCTGGCGCGCGACGCGTGTCTTGGCCTGCCCGCGCTCGCCGAGGAAGATGATGTCCTGCCCGGAGAGGATCGCGTTCTCGATCTGCGGGATCACCGTCGAGTCGTAGCCGACGATGCCCTGGAACAGCTGGCGCTTCTCTGCGAGCGCGGTGATGAGATTCGAGCGGAGCTCCTCCTTCACAGTGCGGCTCTGGTAGCCGGTCTCTCGCAGCGCGCCGATGGTCTTTGGTCGGTCTGTCATTCGACGGGATCTCCTCTGATGTCTTTCGGGACCGGCTCGCCGCGATAGGACGCGAGCGCCTCGCGGACCTCGGGAATGGCGCGGCAGCCGCGCCCGAGGAGATCGGTGAGGTGCTCCGAGCGCCGGTCGATCTCTTCCACGAGAGCTTCACGCTCGGCGCTCTGTCGGAGCGAATGGATCAGGTCGAGCTCGGCCGACTCGTCGTGCCTGTGCGCGTCTTCGCGCTCGTCGTGCGTGACGAGCGGCAG encodes the following:
- a CDS encoding magnesium chelatase; amino-acid sequence: MTDRPKTIGALRETGYQSRTVKEELRSNLITALAEKRQLFQGIVGYDSTVIPQIENAILSGQDIIFLGERGQAKTRVARQLVELLDAVAPAIAGCEINDDPFKPICAACKYRVANDGDSVELVWLLRDQRYSEKLATPDISIADLIGEVDPIKVAEGRYLSDELTIHYGLVPRTHRGIFALSELPDLAERVQVGLLNVMEERDVQIRGYKVRLPLDLFVVASANPEDYTNRGRIITPLKDRFGSQIRTHYPKDLAIEVGIMEQERNTFVDEGITTIVPGYMKEVLAELSQLARRSPEISQRSGVSVRVTVSNYENLVSSALKRSLRTGETTVVPRISDLPAVVASTAGKIELESVGDVSEERVIERLVQRSVLNVFNRTFSLAEFDSLLAAFGRGATMHVSSTQASGEYVKQALQIPGMKGAVAKLGASGNPAAVAAAVEFVLEGLHLNRKLNKERGDTRSTFRA